The Streptomyces collinus DNA segment GCCTGCTCGCCGATCCCGGCGCGGGCGAACACGTCGATGACGCTGCCGGAGTACACGCACACGTCACGGCCGAGCACCTGGTCGCCCAGGAACGTCAGCATGAGGGACTGGGGCCGCAGCGACTCTTCACCGGTCACGCGGCCCACCGTACCTCCGCCCGATCAGTCCGTGACCTGCTGGTACCCGGGGATCAGGCCCCCTCGACGTCGACGAACACGGGGTTCGAGTAGAACCACGTGTCCGCCCACGGGTCGCCGTTCCCGGGCGCGTGCGGGACCGGCCCGTGCGGATCGACCGAGGCGCCGAGGTACCCGGTGCCGTTGCGGTTGCCGTCGCTGCCGCGCAGCCGGACATAGAAGGACTCGTTGCCCGCGGTGAGCGGGATGCGCAGGGTGTAGGTGCCCGTGCGGCCCGAGACGTCCCTCGACTCCACGACCCGGGTGTCGGGCGCCTTCCAGGTGTCACGGTCGGCGACCGGGCCGCGCACCGTGCCGCGGATGACGTCCACATGCGCCGGCTCGGGCAGGATCCCCTGCGGGTTGGGCCGGGAGGCGGTCGTCACCGTGACGTTCAGGATGAGCTTCTCGCCCTTGCGCACCCGCAGCCGGCCGCCGAGCGTCACGCCCCGGCCCCGGTCGTGGTCCCGGGTCAGGCGCACCTCCAGCCCGTCGAGCAGATGCCCGTGGTCCAGCCACACCCGGCCCGCGCGCATCCCCGCCATGACCGCGCGGTACCCGTAGCGGGTCACGCCCACGTGGGTGCGGCTGAACTGGCCGGGCCAGAAGTCGCTGCCCGGCTGCGGGGTGTCCGTGTTCACCGGGTCGGGCAGCCTGCCGGTGCTGTCGAAGGTCTGCCCGGGCGCCCAGTCGCCGTTCTTCCAGGTGTCGAAGACGATCCGGTGGGCGTCGGAGTTGGTGGTGACCGAGAACAGCCGGCCCTCGGCCAGCATCGAGTCCCACAGACCGCCGACGGTCGCGGTCGCCCAGTCGAAACCGCCGTACGTGAGGTAGGCGTCCGCCGGATAGCCGGGCCAGGACTGCGCGGACGGCTTGTTCTCGTACTCGCCGCGGATCGAGCCGGCCCCGCGCCAGCCGGGGATGGCCGCGCCCTGGGCACCGGGCGCGCCCTCCATGCCGATCATGATCTCGGGCGCCGCGTCCCGCCAGTTGCGCATCTCGTGCGGGGAGTCGATGCCCAGGCGCATCGGGTGGTTGGCGAGGACCAGCACGTCGTCGACGTAGCCCGAACGCCGCTGCTCGGCCAGCCACTTGATCGCCTTCACCGCGTGTGCCTCGTTACGGGCGGTGTCCGCGTCGCCGGGGCCGCCCTTGTCGTAGGCGAGGAGCTTGCCGTCGTAGGCGCTTTCGAAGCGGGTCAGCACGTCGACCTCGTGCGGGCCGGGCGCGGTGAACACCGTGCAGTGCTCGGCCGCCGGGATGTACCACTCCAGGCCCTGGAAGATCAGCTGACGGGGGTTCTCCGCCCGCGCGTCGAGGATCTCCCGGTGCTCCAGCGCGGCCCCGAAGCCGGCGTGCCCGAAGTTGGAGTGCTCGGTGAACACCATCCAGTCCAGGCCGTACTTCGCGCCCGCGGCGGCCAGCTGGGAGAAGGTGTACTTGGCGTCGTGGCTGTAGACGGAGTGGATGTGGTGGTCGCCGACGAGGTAGGCGAGGCGTGGGTCCTCACCGCCGGGCCGCAGGCCGTCGGCGGCCCGGGCCGGGACCGCCGCCGAGCCGAGGGCGAACGCGGCGCCGAAGAGGCCCGCGCGGCGCAGCAGCCCGCGGCGGGAGACGCCCTGCGGGTCGAGGGCGGAGGGGGAGACGGACGGGTCGGCCCAGGCGGGCAGTTGCTGCTCGGTCATGATCGACAAGCCCTTCGGATCTCAGTGATTCATGAAGGAGGTGACGGGCAGCGCCCGGGAGACGATCCGGACGTCGCCGAGCCGGCCGTGGAAGATCTGGTCGATCTTCCCGCCGTACTCGTAGCCGCCCAGCAGCCACGGCAGCCCCACGGAGGTGATGCCGACGGAGGAGGCCTTGGGATTGCGGAGCACCGGGCAGCTCTCGACGTACAGCGTTGTGTGCCTGCCGTCGTTGACGACCGCGAGGTGCCACCAGGTCTCCAGCGGCGTCTCCTGGCCCCAGTTGGTGGCGATGCCCTGCTGGTTGACCGGCCGCATCGCCCACTGCGGCTCCCGGTCGTTGGACAGCGACAGCGTGGCCAGCGGCTCGTCCGGGTCGTCGGCGGTCTTCCCGGCGGCCCCGCCCGTGCCCGTGCGCGAGACCAGACCCGACCAGGCGTTGTGGTCCGGGTCCCAGTCGGCGGGCAGCCGGTAGAACGCCTCGATGGTGTAACCGTCCTCGAACGTCGCCGCGTTGAGCGGGGCGCCGTCGACCGTTCTCAGATACGCGCCCTTCAGCGGGGACTTGAAGCCCTGGAACTCCAGGCTGCCGTGGGCCGGCTGGTCGGGGTGGTGGTCGGCCGACCAGCCCAGCGCGCCGCCGCCGACCGACACGACGGAGAGGTCGTTGCCCCGCCCGGACAGGTCACGGACCGTGCCGGCCGAGCCGGCCGAGCCGTCCACGGGCTTGTCGAAGCGCCAGTACGCCATCGTGCCCGGGACGAGCAGCTTCGAGGCGGGCCGGGCCGCACGGGCGGGCACGGGCGCGAATCCGGCGAAGCGCTTCTCGAAGTCGATCTCGACGGAGAACCGGTCGGCGTCGCCGCTCAGTTCCATCTCCTGCCGCTCC contains these protein-coding regions:
- a CDS encoding PHP domain-containing protein, with product MTEQQLPAWADPSVSPSALDPQGVSRRGLLRRAGLFGAAFALGSAAVPARAADGLRPGGEDPRLAYLVGDHHIHSVYSHDAKYTFSQLAAAGAKYGLDWMVFTEHSNFGHAGFGAALEHREILDARAENPRQLIFQGLEWYIPAAEHCTVFTAPGPHEVDVLTRFESAYDGKLLAYDKGGPGDADTARNEAHAVKAIKWLAEQRRSGYVDDVLVLANHPMRLGIDSPHEMRNWRDAAPEIMIGMEGAPGAQGAAIPGWRGAGSIRGEYENKPSAQSWPGYPADAYLTYGGFDWATATVGGLWDSMLAEGRLFSVTTNSDAHRIVFDTWKNGDWAPGQTFDSTGRLPDPVNTDTPQPGSDFWPGQFSRTHVGVTRYGYRAVMAGMRAGRVWLDHGHLLDGLEVRLTRDHDRGRGVTLGGRLRVRKGEKLILNVTVTTASRPNPQGILPEPAHVDVIRGTVRGPVADRDTWKAPDTRVVESRDVSGRTGTYTLRIPLTAGNESFYVRLRGSDGNRNGTGYLGASVDPHGPVPHAPGNGDPWADTWFYSNPVFVDVEGA